The Methanocella arvoryzae MRE50 genome includes a region encoding these proteins:
- a CDS encoding AI-2E family transporter produces the protein MSGLLGKIYRAKWLLIGIALTLLLFWIMRSFFDIVVYGIFIYYISRPIKNRLSRHIRNETLLVTACLTLLILPLILVVAYTLLIGMSQLLAVVDDQGLMSAIPAGILANVTASFSSMHSNLSAGRLTEVDLANLTPEQMYQALSGYSGWLPEVEQIIIAAGTTFVDILLRLFLVFVVAYYLLKDDNRLKEWFCNTFPRLIEEHNGVFIRYCKAVDADLQAIFFGNLLSIVIFSVVAAVVFQLLSVFAPVPSLQIPSPILLGILCGASALLPVIGMWLVVAPLLAYLAIGSLMAGTLMPNLAYFLVIVISILLFVQTLPELLIRPYVGHGKLHIGLLMFAYTLGPIVFGISGLFLGAIVLVLVTHYFRVVVPEMARGGHEKHDLHL, from the coding sequence GTGTCTGGCTTACTGGGGAAGATTTACCGGGCGAAATGGCTTCTGATCGGCATAGCCTTGACGCTGCTGCTGTTCTGGATCATGAGGTCTTTCTTCGATATAGTCGTCTACGGCATCTTCATCTACTATATTTCCCGGCCGATCAAAAACAGGCTGAGCCGGCACATCAGGAACGAGACGCTGCTGGTGACTGCCTGCCTGACTTTGCTGATCCTGCCGCTGATACTCGTCGTGGCCTACACGCTGCTGATCGGCATGTCCCAGCTGCTCGCCGTTGTCGACGACCAGGGGCTGATGTCGGCGATACCGGCAGGGATACTGGCGAACGTCACGGCTTCCTTTTCAAGCATGCACAGCAACCTCTCTGCCGGCCGGCTCACCGAGGTCGATCTCGCTAACCTGACCCCGGAGCAGATGTACCAGGCGCTCTCCGGGTACTCCGGCTGGCTGCCTGAAGTCGAGCAGATCATCATAGCGGCAGGCACGACCTTCGTGGACATACTGTTGAGGCTCTTCCTCGTATTCGTAGTCGCCTATTACCTGCTTAAAGACGACAACCGCCTCAAGGAGTGGTTCTGCAATACTTTCCCCCGGCTGATCGAAGAGCATAACGGTGTTTTCATCAGGTACTGCAAGGCAGTCGATGCTGACCTGCAGGCGATCTTCTTCGGCAACCTGCTCAGCATCGTCATCTTCTCGGTGGTCGCGGCTGTCGTCTTTCAGCTGCTGAGCGTCTTCGCCCCTGTGCCGTCGCTCCAGATCCCCTCCCCAATCCTGCTCGGAATACTGTGCGGCGCCTCTGCACTGCTGCCGGTGATCGGGATGTGGCTGGTAGTTGCGCCGCTGCTGGCCTACCTGGCCATCGGAAGCCTCATGGCCGGCACCCTGATGCCGAACCTTGCGTACTTCCTCGTCATCGTGATCTCAATACTTCTCTTCGTGCAGACGCTGCCCGAACTCCTGATCCGACCATACGTAGGCCACGGGAAACTCCACATAGGCCTCCTCATGTTCGCCTACACCCTCGGGCCCATCGTCTTCGGCATCTCGGGGCTGTTCCTCGGCGCCATCGTCCTCGTCCTCGTCACCCACTACTTCCGCGTAGTGGTCCCCGAGATGGCCAGGGGAGGGCACGAGAAGCATGACTTACACCTGTAA